One window from the genome of Nicotiana sylvestris chromosome 9, ASM39365v2, whole genome shotgun sequence encodes:
- the LOC138878431 gene encoding uncharacterized protein, producing MCCTKWNPWWTPEEETPIAISWISFPEIPPNFFGTECVFSLASAIGNPLHVYLATQNGTRPSCAKVKVEVNLLGNFPKHIKIVEEAHESGPEEFKYVEDQGKEKTVVVSTEAIGTSANSTKVLSSGKVVGKPATNHDKQEWIQTRKNKYQRDNRGHIVDSKQVKEADKGKGEDYSNGKKKEHGEKQSKKVHEKEKEGNTGVSSPNPKASGVMVGKDANTKPTREGNQQELKRVKKEAVEKVLEDQHNGNLAKANPIIPSDQSIDEKANKESTIE from the exons ATGTGTTGTACAAAATGGAATCCATGGTGGACACCTGAGGAAGAGACTCCAATTGCCATATCTTGGATTAGCTTTCCAGAAATTCCTCCAAATTTCTTTGGTACAGAATGTGTATTTTCATTAGCTAGTGCAATTGGTAATCCATTACATGTATACCTAGCAACTCAAAATGGAACTAGACCTAGTTGTGCTAAGGTAAAGGTTGAAGTGAATTTGCTAGGTAATTTCCCTAAACATATTAAGATTGTTGAAGAAGCTCATGAATCTGGGCCAGAAGAGTTTAAAT ATGTTGAGGATCAAGGGAAGGAGAAGACAGTTGTGGTGAGCACTGAAGCAATTGGTACATCTGCAAATTCAACAAAGGTTCTATCAAGTGGAAAGGTGGTTGGTAAGCCTGCTACTAATCATGACAAGCAGGAATGGATACAAACAAGGAAGAACAAATACCAACGTGATAATCGGGGTCACATTGTTGATAGCAAACAAGTTAAGGAAGCTGACAAGG GCAAAGGTGAGGATTATAGCAATGGTAAGAAGAAGGAGCATGGGGAAAAACAATCCAAGAAGGTCCATGAGAAGGAAAAAGAAGGCAATACCGGAGTGTCAAGCCCTAATCCTAAGGCTTCTGGGGTTATGGTTGGGAAGGATGCTAATACTAAACCAACTAGAGAAGGTAATCAACAGGAACTTAAGCGGGTAAAGAAGGAAGCAGTTGAGAAAGTGTTGGAAGATCAGCATAATGGGAACTTAGCTAAAGCTAATCCTATTATTCCTAGTGATCAAAGTATTGATGAAAAGGCTAATAAGGAATCCACAATCGAATGA